One Chordicoccus furentiruminis DNA window includes the following coding sequences:
- a CDS encoding glucose-6-phosphate isomerase, with protein MENWNNLDTLASFDALKKVPRVDIRSAMEGENGAARVKQYSVPMAEGFVYNYAAKQVDGDVLTALAELAGEAQLAEKFEELYNGAVINTGEKRLVLHHLCRGQLGKDVVADGVNKRDFYVLQQKRIAAFADKVHSGEIANEAGERFTTVCQIGIGGSDLGPRAIYLALENWAKRHDTLRMQARFISNVDPDDASAVLGSIDAAHTIFILVSKSGTTLETLTNESFVKDTLRKEGLDPAKHMIAVTSETSPLAKNAGYLDAFFMDDYIGGRYSSSSAVGGAVLSLAFGPDVFAAFLDGAAAADETAKEKDPLKNPAMLDALIGVYERNVLGYPSTAVLPYSQALSRFPAHLQQLDMESNGKSVNRFAQPVRYVTGPVIFGEPGTNGQHSFYQLLHQGTSIIPLQFIGFRESQLGRDVEIQGSTSQQKLCANVAAQIVAFACGKQDENPNKNFEGGRPSSIIAGDQLTPAAMGALLAHYENKVMFQGFLWNVNSFDQEGVQLGKTLAKRVLAGETEGALAAYSGLLRI; from the coding sequence ATGGAGAACTGGAACAATCTGGATACGCTGGCATCCTTTGACGCGCTGAAGAAAGTGCCACGCGTGGATATCCGCAGCGCGATGGAGGGAGAGAACGGCGCGGCCCGCGTGAAGCAGTACAGCGTGCCGATGGCGGAGGGCTTTGTCTACAACTACGCGGCCAAGCAGGTGGACGGAGACGTACTGACGGCGCTGGCGGAGCTCGCCGGCGAGGCGCAGCTCGCCGAAAAGTTCGAGGAGCTCTACAACGGCGCGGTGATCAACACCGGCGAGAAGAGACTGGTCCTGCATCACCTCTGCCGCGGCCAGCTCGGGAAGGATGTCGTCGCGGACGGCGTCAACAAGAGGGACTTCTACGTCCTGCAGCAGAAGAGGATCGCCGCGTTCGCGGACAAGGTTCACAGCGGAGAGATCGCGAATGAGGCCGGCGAGCGGTTCACCACGGTCTGCCAGATCGGGATCGGCGGCAGCGACCTCGGCCCCCGCGCGATTTACCTTGCGCTCGAGAACTGGGCGAAGCGCCATGACACGCTGCGCATGCAGGCCCGCTTCATCAGCAATGTTGATCCGGACGACGCGTCCGCTGTGCTCGGTTCGATCGACGCCGCTCATACGATCTTCATCCTGGTCTCCAAATCCGGCACGACGCTGGAGACGCTGACGAACGAATCCTTCGTGAAGGATACGCTCCGGAAGGAAGGTCTTGATCCGGCGAAGCACATGATCGCGGTCACCAGCGAGACGTCGCCGCTCGCGAAGAACGCGGGCTATCTCGACGCGTTCTTTATGGACGATTACATCGGAGGACGGTACTCTTCCTCGTCGGCGGTGGGCGGCGCCGTGCTGTCCCTCGCCTTCGGACCGGACGTGTTCGCGGCCTTCCTTGACGGCGCGGCCGCGGCGGACGAGACGGCGAAGGAGAAGGATCCGCTGAAGAACCCGGCGATGCTGGACGCGCTGATCGGCGTCTACGAGCGGAACGTGCTGGGCTATCCGTCCACGGCGGTGCTTCCGTACTCCCAGGCGCTCAGCCGCTTCCCGGCCCATCTGCAGCAGCTGGACATGGAGTCCAACGGGAAGTCCGTCAACCGCTTCGCGCAGCCTGTCCGCTATGTCACGGGACCGGTGATCTTCGGCGAGCCGGGGACGAACGGCCAGCACAGCTTCTATCAGCTGCTCCATCAGGGCACCTCGATCATTCCGCTGCAGTTCATCGGCTTCCGTGAAAGCCAGCTCGGAAGGGACGTCGAGATTCAGGGCAGCACGAGCCAGCAGAAGCTGTGCGCGAACGTGGCGGCTCAGATTGTCGCCTTTGCCTGCGGAAAGCAGGATGAAAACCCGAACAAGAACTTCGAGGGCGGCCGCCCGTCGAGCATCATCGCCGGCGATCAGCTGACTCCGGCGGCAATGGGCGCGCTGCTTGCGCATTATGAGAACAAGGTGATGTTCCAGGGATTCCTCTGGAACGTGAACAGCTTCGACCAGGAAGGCGTGCAGCTCGGCAAGACGCTGGCGAAGCGGGTGCTCGCCGGCGAGACGGAGGGCGCTCTGGCCGCTTACAGCGGACTGCTTCGCATCTGA
- a CDS encoding tRNA 2-thiocytidine biosynthesis TtcA family protein: MERHFEPYQKAERSIITKYRETIWHPFIDAVNKYRLIREGDRIAVCISGGKDSMLMAKCMQELERHGKVPFSCVYLVMDPGYNEINRQKIEANAELLHIPVRIFESNIFAVANSQDHSPCYLCAKMRRGWLYHKAQELGCNKIALGHHFDDVIETTVMSMFYSSQIRAMLPKLHSDHFEGMELIRPMYRVREQDIIAWKRYNDLEFIQCACRFTENCTICDNGGGGSKRQEIKQLIRRMKRETPDLDQSIFNSIHSVCLDTMPGWTAKSTRHSFLEDYE; this comes from the coding sequence ATGGAACGTCATTTTGAGCCTTATCAGAAGGCTGAGCGCAGCATCATCACCAAATACAGGGAAACCATCTGGCATCCGTTCATCGACGCTGTCAACAAGTACCGGCTGATCCGCGAGGGCGACCGGATCGCGGTCTGCATTTCCGGAGGAAAGGATTCCATGCTGATGGCGAAATGCATGCAGGAGCTGGAACGTCACGGCAAGGTCCCTTTTTCCTGCGTCTATCTGGTGATGGACCCGGGCTACAACGAGATCAACCGGCAGAAAATCGAGGCCAACGCGGAGCTGCTCCATATCCCGGTCCGGATCTTCGAATCGAATATCTTTGCCGTCGCCAACAGTCAGGACCACAGCCCCTGCTATCTCTGCGCCAAGATGAGACGCGGCTGGCTCTATCACAAGGCGCAGGAGCTTGGGTGCAATAAAATCGCGCTGGGGCATCATTTCGACGACGTCATCGAGACGACCGTGATGAGCATGTTCTACAGCTCCCAGATCCGGGCGATGCTTCCGAAGCTTCACAGCGACCACTTCGAGGGGATGGAGCTCATCCGCCCGATGTACCGCGTCCGCGAGCAGGATATCATCGCATGGAAGCGCTACAATGATCTCGAGTTCATTCAGTGCGCCTGCCGCTTCACGGAAAACTGCACGATCTGCGACAACGGCGGAGGCGGCTCGAAGCGTCAGGAGATCAAGCAGCTGATCCGGCGCATGAAGCGGGAGACGCCTGACCTCGACCAGAGCATTTTCAACAGCATTCACTCCGTCTGCCTCGACACGATGCCGGGATGGACCGCAAAAAGCACGCGGCACAGCTTTCTGGAGGACTACGAATAA
- a CDS encoding cysteine desulfurase family protein: MIYLDYTAHTPADERVLSVYTDTVRACVGNANASHGAGRSAKAVMDRSLASMARMLGVAPEELILTSGASEANNLAVKGTARASRHYGKHIISTALEHSSVSGALTALMEQGWEVDLARIREDGTVDPDDVRDLIRDDTVLISVCAVDSELGTVQPVRELAAIASDHPRCRLHIDATQAVGKVPLGNVLGAENTPELPDRKESEREAAGVSALLPGVDLVTIAPHKFYGLLGSGLLIRRKDVILDPLISGGVSTSLYRSGTPDPGAAAAAEAALRLTLSEYRARSAHVAALNRKLRAFLSSHPGVRINSPDSAVPEILNLSVRGIRGDRFQEALDRHGVCVSVKSACSVRGTPSRAVMAVSHDRKNALSSWRISLSHLTTEAELDVFFNIFDECLSELTLS, encoded by the coding sequence ATGATCTATCTCGACTATACCGCCCACACGCCGGCGGACGAACGGGTGCTGTCCGTCTACACGGACACGGTCCGCGCCTGCGTCGGCAACGCGAACGCTTCGCACGGAGCGGGCCGCAGCGCGAAGGCGGTCATGGACCGGAGCCTGGCCTCGATGGCCCGCATGCTGGGCGTCGCGCCGGAGGAGCTGATCCTGACCTCCGGCGCCAGCGAGGCCAACAACCTTGCGGTCAAGGGGACAGCCCGGGCATCCCGCCATTACGGGAAGCACATCATCTCCACCGCGCTGGAGCACTCTTCCGTCAGCGGCGCACTGACCGCGCTGATGGAACAGGGCTGGGAAGTGGATCTTGCCCGGATCCGCGAGGACGGAACGGTCGATCCGGACGACGTCCGGGACCTGATCCGCGACGACACCGTTCTGATCTCGGTCTGCGCGGTGGACAGCGAGCTGGGAACCGTCCAGCCGGTCCGCGAGCTCGCGGCGATCGCCTCCGACCATCCCCGCTGCCGTCTGCACATCGACGCGACGCAGGCTGTCGGCAAGGTGCCTCTCGGGAACGTTCTGGGCGCGGAGAATACGCCGGAGCTGCCCGATCGCAAGGAATCGGAGCGGGAAGCAGCGGGCGTTTCCGCCCTGCTTCCCGGCGTCGATCTGGTCACAATCGCGCCGCACAAATTCTACGGACTGCTCGGATCCGGCCTCCTCATCCGGCGAAAGGACGTGATTCTCGACCCGCTGATCAGCGGCGGCGTCAGCACCTCCCTCTACCGCAGCGGCACGCCGGATCCGGGTGCCGCCGCCGCGGCCGAGGCGGCTCTCCGTCTTACGCTCTCCGAATACAGGGCCCGCAGCGCGCATGTCGCCGCGCTCAACCGGAAGCTCCGTGCGTTTCTCTCATCGCACCCCGGCGTGCGGATCAACAGCCCGGACAGCGCGGTGCCGGAGATCCTGAATCTCAGCGTCCGGGGAATCCGCGGAGACCGCTTTCAGGAGGCGCTTGACCGGCACGGCGTCTGCGTCTCTGTCAAATCCGCCTGCTCCGTCCGGGGAACGCCGTCCCGGGCCGTGATGGCGGTGAGCCACGACCGGAAAAACGCGCTTTCCTCGTGGCGCATCTCCCTCAGCCACCTCACCACGGAGGCCGAGCTGGATGTATTCTTTAATATTTTCGATGAATGTCTCAGCGAGTTGACTTTGTCCTGA
- a CDS encoding ROK family protein: MRYGALEAGGTKMVCAVCDGKGGISDRFTTPTADPKETLRILYDYFADKQIDCLGIACFGPIDLHPDSPTYGHITSTPKLRWQNVDIVGNFRALGVPVGFDTDVNGSVLGETTFGIGRGVKNCVYLTIGTGFGAGVLSEGRLLHGMLHPEGGHVLLPMSPKDPMERGICPFHPNCAEGLTSGPALKARWGVNAKELGDRDEVWDLEAFYLAEALIDYTMVLSPEMFILGGGVMHQREKLLPKIRAHYRELMNGYIKTKQTADLDHYIVAESLNDNQGLLGAGEIGRLAYEAAQR; the protein is encoded by the coding sequence ATGAGATACGGAGCACTCGAGGCGGGCGGAACGAAGATGGTCTGCGCGGTCTGTGACGGCAAGGGAGGGATCAGCGACCGGTTTACCACCCCGACGGCGGATCCGAAGGAGACGCTGCGGATTCTGTATGATTATTTTGCGGACAAGCAGATCGACTGTCTGGGCATTGCCTGTTTCGGACCCATCGACCTGCATCCGGATTCGCCGACCTACGGCCACATCACATCCACGCCGAAGCTCCGCTGGCAGAACGTCGATATAGTTGGGAATTTCCGCGCTCTGGGCGTGCCGGTCGGCTTTGATACGGACGTCAACGGATCGGTGCTGGGTGAGACGACCTTCGGCATCGGCCGGGGCGTGAAGAACTGTGTCTACCTGACGATCGGAACCGGCTTCGGCGCCGGCGTGCTTTCCGAGGGAAGGCTGCTCCACGGCATGCTTCATCCGGAAGGCGGCCATGTGCTGCTTCCGATGTCGCCGAAGGATCCGATGGAGCGAGGTATCTGCCCGTTCCACCCGAACTGCGCGGAGGGTCTGACCTCCGGACCGGCGCTGAAGGCGCGCTGGGGTGTGAACGCGAAGGAACTGGGGGATCGGGATGAGGTATGGGATCTCGAAGCTTTCTATCTGGCCGAGGCGCTGATCGACTACACGATGGTTCTGTCGCCGGAGATGTTCATTCTCGGCGGCGGCGTGATGCACCAGAGAGAGAAGCTGCTTCCGAAGATCCGGGCGCACTACAGGGAACTGATGAACGGGTATATCAAGACGAAGCAGACGGCGGATCTGGATCATTATATCGTGGCCGAGTCTCTGAATGACAATCAAGGGCTTCTCGGCGCGGGCGAGATCGGGCGCCTTGCGTACGAGGCGGCGCAGCGCTGA
- a CDS encoding D-lyxose/D-mannose family sugar isomerase has translation MKRSEINRVIRDMEQLIHEQGFHLPPFGEWTPEEWADRGHRYDEIRDNKLGWDITDFGLGDFRRCGFGLFTIRNGNLAMPDKYPKSYAEKLLAMYPGQTAAIHYHVAKMEDIINRGGNDVFIQVRNGTKDLKMMDTDVDVYTDGCHSVEPAGTKVRLRPGESITITPYLFHKFIMPEDGGMVLLGEVSKCNDDDHDNYWYDRSIGRFPAIDEDEKPYRLLCTEYPKARD, from the coding sequence GTGAAACGTTCTGAGATTAACAGGGTGATCCGGGACATGGAGCAGCTGATTCATGAGCAGGGCTTCCATCTCCCGCCTTTCGGCGAATGGACGCCGGAGGAGTGGGCGGACCGGGGACACCGATACGATGAGATCCGCGACAACAAGCTGGGCTGGGATATCACGGACTTCGGTCTGGGAGATTTCCGGCGCTGCGGTTTCGGCCTTTTCACGATCCGCAACGGTAACCTGGCGATGCCCGACAAGTACCCGAAGAGCTACGCGGAGAAGCTGCTGGCGATGTATCCGGGCCAGACGGCGGCGATTCATTACCATGTCGCCAAGATGGAAGACATCATCAACCGGGGCGGCAACGACGTCTTCATCCAGGTCCGGAACGGTACGAAGGATCTGAAGATGATGGATACGGATGTGGATGTGTACACGGACGGGTGCCACTCGGTGGAGCCGGCCGGAACGAAGGTGCGTCTGAGGCCGGGCGAGAGCATCACGATCACGCCGTATCTGTTTCATAAATTCATCATGCCGGAAGACGGCGGGATGGTGCTTCTCGGCGAGGTGTCGAAGTGCAACGATGACGATCATGACAACTACTGGTATGACCGGTCCATCGGGCGTTTCCCGGCGATTGACGAGGACGAGAAGCCGTACCGGCTTCTCTGCACGGAGTATCCGAAGGCCCGGGATTGA
- a CDS encoding ATP-binding cassette domain-containing protein — MLQIKNLTITHRKDLRTMLEDFQLVLNDGDKAVIIGEEGDGKSTLLKWIFDPALTEPYAECRGERLLGPERPGYLPQELPPEDSVKSVYEFFAESEGFANVSPRELGRLAAETGLESDIYFSGQRMGSLSGGEKVKIQLLRLLLDEPTILLLDEPSNDLDLATLSRLESLIVNWKHAVLFVSHDETLIRHTANMVVHLEQVARKNSSRYTVQHLSYDQYLHDRANRFERQDRKAQSDRREKKKRDETYRKVYEGVARAQSAISRQDPHGGALLKKKMHAVKSMERRFEREDESMTKRPEQEEAIGLKLSCEPVPHGKTVLDYRLDRLLSDDGGRVLAEGIRFFVRGPEKVCIVGANGAGKTTLLRKIAEEMLARTDIQAAYMSQNYEDLLEPDMTPVDFLDETGEKEVRTRIRTYLGALNFTADEMEHPSGALSGGQKVKLLLLKLSLSHADVLILDEPTRNLSPLSGPVLRRQLAAFPGAIISVSHDRLFMTEVCTRVLRLTEQGLTELDPLFKAGSADSESS; from the coding sequence GTGTTACAGATAAAGAATCTGACGATTACCCACAGGAAGGATCTCCGGACGATGCTGGAGGACTTTCAGCTGGTGCTGAACGACGGGGACAAAGCGGTGATCATCGGCGAGGAGGGGGACGGCAAGTCCACGCTGCTGAAGTGGATCTTTGATCCGGCGCTCACGGAACCGTACGCGGAATGCAGGGGCGAACGGCTTCTCGGTCCGGAGCGTCCCGGGTATCTGCCGCAGGAGCTGCCGCCGGAGGACTCGGTGAAAAGCGTATATGAGTTTTTCGCGGAAAGCGAAGGCTTCGCGAATGTGTCCCCGAGGGAGCTGGGACGGCTGGCGGCCGAAACGGGGCTTGAATCGGATATATATTTCAGCGGACAGCGGATGGGCAGCCTTTCGGGCGGGGAGAAGGTGAAAATCCAGCTGCTTCGTCTGCTTCTGGATGAGCCGACGATCCTGCTTCTCGACGAGCCGTCCAACGATCTTGACCTCGCGACGCTGAGCAGGCTCGAGTCGCTGATTGTGAACTGGAAACACGCGGTGCTTTTCGTCTCCCACGATGAGACGCTGATCCGCCATACAGCCAATATGGTCGTGCATCTGGAGCAGGTCGCGAGGAAGAACAGCAGCCGTTATACGGTGCAGCATCTGTCCTACGATCAGTATCTTCATGATCGGGCGAACCGTTTCGAGCGTCAGGACCGGAAGGCGCAGAGCGATCGGAGAGAAAAGAAGAAGCGGGATGAGACGTACCGGAAAGTATACGAGGGCGTCGCCCGGGCGCAGAGCGCGATTTCCCGTCAGGATCCACACGGCGGCGCGCTTCTCAAGAAGAAAATGCATGCCGTGAAGTCGATGGAGCGGCGATTTGAGCGGGAGGATGAGTCGATGACGAAGCGGCCCGAGCAGGAGGAGGCGATCGGGCTCAAGCTCTCCTGCGAGCCGGTTCCGCATGGGAAAACCGTGCTGGACTACCGGCTGGACCGCCTGCTTTCAGACGACGGCGGACGGGTTCTGGCGGAAGGAATCCGGTTTTTTGTCAGAGGACCCGAGAAAGTCTGCATCGTCGGCGCGAACGGCGCGGGTAAGACGACGCTTCTGAGAAAAATCGCGGAGGAGATGCTCGCCCGGACGGACATTCAGGCCGCCTATATGTCGCAGAATTACGAAGATCTTCTGGAACCGGACATGACGCCGGTGGATTTTCTTGACGAGACGGGAGAAAAGGAGGTGCGGACCCGGATCCGAACCTATCTGGGCGCGCTGAACTTCACGGCGGATGAGATGGAGCATCCTTCCGGCGCGCTGTCGGGCGGGCAGAAAGTGAAGCTGCTCCTGCTGAAACTGAGCCTGTCCCATGCCGACGTGCTGATTCTGGACGAACCGACACGCAATCTGTCTCCGCTCTCCGGCCCGGTGCTTCGAAGGCAGCTTGCGGCCTTCCCGGGCGCGATCATCAGCGTGTCCCATGACCGGCTCTTCATGACGGAAGTATGCACCAGGGTGCTCAGGCTGACGGAGCAGGGGCTGACGGAGCTGGATCCGCTGTTCAAAGCCGGCTCCGCGGATTCGGAAAGCAGCTGA
- a CDS encoding NAD(P)-dependent alcohol dehydrogenase, which yields MEGKMKVAVMTDVMKIEMTERDIPKPKEDEVLVKIEYVGVCGSDLHYYENGGIGANIVKPPFVLGHEAGGTVVEVGSSVTHLKVGDRVALEPGKTCGHCEFCKTGRYNLCPDVIFFATPPVDGVFQEYVAHEADLCFKIPDNMDTMEAALIEPLAVGFHAARQGNARLGMTAVVTGAGCIGLVSMMALKAMGITKIIAVDVMQKRLDKAKELAATDIINGKEQDTVEEVLKLTDGMGPDLVIETAGTEITTRQAIKFCKKGGTIVLVGYSASGEMTLPMSLALDKELTFKTVFRYRHIYPLAIEAVASGRVNVKGIVTNVWDFDDIQNAMYQSVKDKANIVKSVIKIAKD from the coding sequence ATGGAAGGCAAGATGAAAGTGGCTGTTATGACGGATGTCATGAAAATCGAGATGACAGAGCGGGATATACCGAAACCGAAGGAAGATGAAGTGCTTGTCAAAATCGAATATGTAGGCGTATGCGGATCGGACCTGCACTATTATGAAAACGGGGGAATCGGAGCGAATATCGTGAAGCCGCCGTTTGTACTCGGACATGAAGCCGGGGGAACCGTTGTGGAGGTCGGGAGCAGCGTCACGCATCTGAAAGTCGGCGACAGAGTTGCATTGGAGCCAGGTAAAACCTGCGGTCACTGCGAATTCTGTAAAACCGGAAGATATAATCTTTGCCCGGATGTGATTTTCTTTGCAACGCCTCCTGTAGACGGCGTATTTCAGGAGTATGTTGCCCACGAGGCAGATCTTTGCTTCAAGATCCCGGATAATATGGACACAATGGAAGCTGCCCTGATTGAACCGCTGGCAGTTGGTTTTCATGCAGCCAGACAGGGAAATGCACGCCTTGGAATGACAGCGGTTGTGACAGGCGCCGGATGCATCGGGCTGGTGTCCATGATGGCACTCAAGGCGATGGGCATTACGAAAATCATTGCGGTTGATGTCATGCAGAAACGTCTTGATAAGGCGAAGGAACTCGCAGCCACAGATATTATCAACGGAAAAGAGCAGGATACGGTCGAAGAAGTACTGAAGCTGACAGACGGAATGGGGCCGGATCTTGTTATTGAGACCGCGGGAACGGAAATCACGACCAGACAGGCGATCAAATTCTGTAAGAAAGGTGGGACGATTGTTCTGGTCGGATACTCTGCCTCCGGAGAGATGACGCTGCCGATGAGTCTTGCGCTGGACAAGGAACTGACATTCAAGACGGTTTTCCGTTATCGGCATATTTATCCGCTGGCTATCGAAGCGGTCGCATCCGGGCGCGTCAATGTCAAAGGGATTGTGACGAATGTCTGGGATTTTGATGACATTCAGAATGCGATGTACCAGAGCGTCAAGGACAAAGCAAATATTGTGAAGTCAGTCATCAAAATTGCGAAGGACTGA
- a CDS encoding ABC transporter permease produces the protein MMIFFSFASSNFLTVRNLMNVIKQVSIYGIASVGMTYVILLGGIDLSIGSIISLVNIVAAYFMVNLGWNPVAAVILSLLISTAIGFMNGSIIAELHMPELIVTFASQTIFAGLAYIICGGTPISRFPDSFLAMGQGYVGFIPVPVIIMAVIFAIGWFISEKTYFGRYFYALGGNEEAAQLSGINVKKIKYLVYSLSGFFAGIAGLVMLARANTGQPNAGVGYEFDVITCVVLGGVSTTGGSGKMSNVIAGVMIIGVLQNGMVLLNISSYTQMVVKGIILLVAVGADCVQKQRMAKVKKAAA, from the coding sequence ATGATGATCTTCTTCTCATTTGCCAGCAGCAACTTTTTGACCGTCCGCAATCTGATGAATGTCATCAAGCAGGTGTCCATTTACGGTATCGCGTCCGTTGGTATGACTTATGTCATTCTCCTTGGAGGAATTGATCTTTCTATCGGATCCATCATCTCTCTGGTGAACATTGTTGCCGCCTATTTCATGGTGAATCTCGGATGGAATCCTGTTGCCGCGGTCATCCTGTCACTCCTGATCAGTACGGCAATCGGATTTATGAACGGGTCCATTATTGCCGAGCTCCATATGCCGGAGCTGATTGTGACCTTCGCGTCTCAGACTATCTTCGCAGGACTGGCTTACATTATCTGCGGAGGCACGCCTATTTCCAGATTTCCCGATTCGTTTCTTGCCATGGGGCAGGGATATGTCGGATTCATTCCCGTACCCGTCATCATTATGGCGGTCATCTTCGCAATCGGATGGTTTATCAGTGAAAAAACATATTTCGGCCGTTACTTTTATGCACTTGGCGGGAATGAAGAGGCAGCACAGCTGTCCGGCATCAATGTAAAGAAAATCAAATACCTTGTGTATTCGCTGTCCGGCTTTTTTGCAGGCATCGCCGGACTGGTCATGCTGGCACGAGCTAATACAGGTCAGCCGAATGCAGGTGTCGGATATGAGTTCGATGTCATCACCTGTGTCGTTCTGGGCGGCGTGAGCACAACCGGCGGATCCGGAAAAATGTCAAATGTGATTGCCGGTGTCATGATCATCGGAGTTCTTCAGAACGGAATGGTTCTCCTCAATATTAGTTCCTATACGCAGATGGTCGTGAAAGGCATTATCCTTTTGGTCGCTGTCGGTGCCGACTGTGTTCAGAAGCAGCGGATGGCAAAAGTCAAGAAGGCGGCCGCATGA
- a CDS encoding sugar ABC transporter ATP-binding protein, which translates to MNSEDYILEFNHISKYYPGVTALDDVSFKVRRGEIHALIGENGAGKSTLIKTCSGAIEPSKGEIVIDHQKFRRLTPRLSEEHGIGVIYQEFNLVGDLTVAENIFLGRAIRKGVVVDFREMEKKAREILKSLHMDVDPGEMVKNLTVGYQQMVEIAKAMSQNAKVLIMDEPSAPLTNAEVDHMFAVVDLLKKQGVTIIYISHRLEEIFRLSDRVTVLRDGHFVTTLNTKETNENELIKLMVGRELHEVYPARKAGCVQDEVTFEARDVTGNGDQGISLKVHKGEVVGLGGLVGAGRTEFAEMVFGAARKDSGQFFFNGKEIDPKSPKEAIDIGIGLVPEDRKAKGALLGMSIRENINMPIYRRISRGSVVNESKTKSIAKQYKTELSIKTPSLEQLVKNLSGGNQQKVILAKWLAAESELLIFDEPTRGIDVGAKQEIYMLINQLVEQGKAILMISSEMEELMGMSDRIIILAEGKVSGELLKDEFNQELIMQYASKERKD; encoded by the coding sequence ATGAACTCAGAAGATTATATTTTGGAGTTTAATCATATATCGAAATACTACCCCGGAGTAACCGCTCTGGATGATGTTTCATTTAAAGTGCGAAGGGGAGAGATTCATGCTCTGATAGGCGAAAACGGTGCGGGAAAATCAACGCTGATCAAAACATGCAGCGGCGCGATTGAGCCTTCGAAAGGCGAAATTGTGATTGACCATCAGAAATTCCGCCGTTTGACGCCAAGGCTGTCGGAAGAGCATGGGATCGGCGTTATTTATCAGGAATTTAATCTGGTAGGCGATCTCACGGTCGCTGAGAATATTTTCCTTGGCCGCGCCATCCGAAAGGGAGTCGTTGTTGATTTCCGCGAGATGGAAAAAAAGGCAAGGGAAATCCTTAAATCATTGCATATGGATGTCGATCCCGGGGAAATGGTGAAAAACCTGACGGTCGGCTATCAGCAGATGGTTGAGATCGCCAAGGCTATGTCTCAGAACGCCAAGGTTCTGATCATGGATGAGCCTTCCGCACCCCTGACGAATGCAGAAGTAGACCATATGTTTGCGGTAGTGGATCTTCTGAAAAAGCAGGGCGTCACGATTATCTATATCTCTCACAGGCTGGAAGAGATATTCCGGCTCTCGGACCGCGTAACGGTGCTGCGGGACGGTCATTTCGTGACAACACTCAACACAAAGGAAACGAATGAAAACGAATTGATTAAGCTTATGGTCGGAAGAGAGCTTCATGAGGTTTATCCGGCCAGAAAAGCGGGATGTGTTCAGGATGAAGTGACATTTGAAGCGAGAGATGTTACCGGCAATGGAGACCAGGGTATCAGCCTGAAGGTTCATAAAGGCGAGGTTGTCGGATTAGGCGGGCTGGTAGGCGCCGGCCGGACGGAATTTGCCGAAATGGTTTTCGGGGCGGCAAGAAAAGATTCCGGACAGTTTTTCTTTAATGGGAAAGAGATTGATCCGAAATCTCCGAAAGAAGCGATTGATATCGGCATAGGACTGGTTCCGGAGGACCGGAAAGCCAAAGGCGCTTTGCTGGGAATGAGTATCCGGGAAAATATTAATATGCCCATATACAGAAGAATTTCCCGGGGCAGTGTGGTCAATGAATCCAAAACAAAGTCGATAGCGAAACAATATAAAACGGAGTTATCGATAAAGACTCCTTCACTGGAGCAGCTGGTGAAAAACTTAAGCGGAGGCAATCAGCAGAAAGTCATTTTGGCCAAGTGGCTCGCGGCAGAATCAGAACTTCTGATCTTCGATGAGCCGACAAGAGGAATTGATGTCGGCGCTAAACAGGAGATATATATGCTGATCAACCAGCTGGTGGAGCAGGGGAAGGCCATTCTGATGATTTCGTCTGAAATGGAAGAGCTGATGGGAATGTCCGATCGCATCATCATTCTGGCTGAAGGAAAAGTAAGCGGCGAGCTGCTCAAGGACGAGTTTAACCAGGAGCTGATCATGCAGTATGCTTCTAAGGAGAGAAAGGACTGA